DNA from Actinomycetota bacterium:
AGCCACTGATACAAATTAAGGCTCCTTGTTTTGAATACATTCTGAAGAACAGGTATATAAATAATTCCTATCTGCAGCAGCATTGATACAATAAAAGAAAGATTAAGGAATTTATTGGCAAACAGACCTTTTCTGAAAATGCCCTTATTATTTACCCTGTAGTTATATGCATGCATTAACTGTGCCAGCACCAGTGTTGTAAAGACAGATGTCTGGAAAATTTCTGTTTCGTTGAATATGGCCACATCATGAAACAACAGCGGTTCAAGAAAATAGATTGTAAGAGATCCAAGTGTAAGTATCAGGCCCTGCCAGAAAACCATACCGAGATTGCCTTTGCTTAAAATCTGCTCTTTCTGTTTGGTGGCCTTTCTTGCCATTATATTTCTCTCGGGGAGGTCTATGCCAAGCGCAAGGGCAGGAAATCCGTCAGTTATAAGGTTCATCCATAATATCTGAACAGGAATAAGAGGGATATAGACTGCATTAAACTGTATCCCCATTAAATTGAATATAAAGCTGCCGAATACTATTGCTATAAACATCAGCAAAACTTCAGAAATATTGCACGAGAGGAGGAAAAGAATAAACTTCTTGAGATTGTCAAAAATAACCCGCCCCTCTCTTATTGCCTTTATGATTGTGGCGAAATTATCATCGGTAAGTATCATCTTGCTTGCTTCCTTGCTTACATCTGTGCCCGTTATCCCCATGGCAATTCCTATATCCGCTCTCTTCAGGGAAGGAGCATCATTTATGCCATCTCCCGTCATTGCAACTATATGATTATTTTTCTTGAGGGCTTCTACAATTTTTACCTTGTTTAAAGGAGAGACCCTGGCAAATATGCTTATATTTTCAATTTCTTTCTCAAGCTCTTCAGGACTCATCTTATCCAAAACGGAGTCCTCAATTATCTTTTCGCCTTCTCTCAGGATATTTAACTCTTCGCCGATTGCCTTTGCAGTAAGATAATGATCTCCTGTTATCATGACTGCTTTTATATTTGCTTTTCTGCATTTTTCTATAGCCTCATAAACCTCCGGCCTTGGCGGGTCTATCATACCGGTAATGCCGCAGAAAACAAGTTCTTTTTCCAGCCCCACAATCTCTTTTGGATCAGGCAGGACATCAGTATATCTTATCGCGAAAGCAAGATTTCTCATTGCTTTCTGTGCCATCTGCGCAGTCTGTGCCTCTATCTCTTCCTTATCGGACGATATCATTTCACAGACTTTGTTGTTTTTAATTATATAGGTACATTTCTTAAGAATTTCTTCCGGAGCACCTTTTACAAAAATCAGATAACCGTTATCTTCTTCACTTGCCCCCGGCTTTATCCTGTCCTTTATAAAATCAAGCTGATAAGCAAAACTATCTTTATGGATTTCATGAACCGTGGTCATTATTTTTCTGATTGAATCAAAAGGTTCTTCAATTTTTCTGGGCATCTTCAGTTCACAGTAAGGTTTGGAAAAATTGAATATCCTTCCCATTTCAATAAGGGCAGTTTCAGTGGGATCCCCGATCATTTTATCGCTCTTTTCATCAATGTAATATGCATCATTGCAAAGAACAGCATTCTCAAGAAGAATCATTAATGCAAGATTTTTATCAAAGTCCGCGTATGTTTTATTTATTGCTGATTTAAGATTATTTTCATCCGGAAGTTCAGGCTTGTCTCTTTTAAATCTTGCAAGCTCTTCTTCATACTCAGTTATTTCACTTCCGCCGGCAAATATTTTTCTTACGGTCATCTTGTTTTCGGTAAGTGTGCCCGTTTTGTCGGTACATATTACAGTGACGCCTCCAAGAGTCTCAACAGAGCTTAGTTTTCTGACTATTGCATTGTTTTTTGCCATTCTCTGTACTCCGAGCGCAAGAGATATGGTGACTATGGCTGGAAGACCCTCAGGTATGGCTGCAACTGCCAAAGCAACGGCCACAAGGAGCATTTCCACCGCAGTATTGCCTTTCAGCATACCTGCAACAAACACAATAAGACTTATGACTATGCACAGTATGCCTATTTTTTTCCCGACAGATTTCAGCTGTTTCTGAAGCGGTGTTACCTCTTCAACCTCCTGAACCATGCTTGCAATTTTGCCTATCTCGGTATTTTCGCCTGATTCCACCACAAGCGCATGGCATCTGCCTTTTACAATAGTGGTTCCGCTGAAGACAATATTTTTTTTGTCCCCCATTGCTATATTCGTTTCTTTTATTACGGTAGCATGTTTCTCGACCGGCAATGATTCTCCGGTTATAAGAGCTTCATCTGTAAGCAGATTGGATTGGCTTAGAACTCTTGCGTCTGCGGGAACATGATCTCCTGCAAAAAGTTTTATTATATCTCCCGGAACAAGCTGTCTTGAATTTATCTTTATCTCTTTTCCGTCCCTGATTACAAGAGCGGTGGGTGCTGCCAGCTCTTTTAAGGCTTCCAGTGCTTTTTCAGCTCTGTATTCCTGAACAAAACCCAGCACAGCGTTTATTATAAGTATAATCAGGATTACTATGGCATCAGTTATTTCCCTTATTATTATTCCTGAAATAAATGCAGCAGCTATAAGTATCCATATCATGAAATCATTGAACTGGGAAAGAAAAATCATCACCGGCTTTTTTTTGCCCTTTTCTTTTATTTCATTATAGCCATATACATCAATACGCTCTTTGGCTTCGGAGCTGCTTAATCCTTTTAAAGGGTCCGACCCTAATTCTTTTAAAGACTCTTCAATTGTTTTTGTATGCCACATTACAGATGTTTTTAAACCCGTCTCAGATTCCGATTTATCGCTTATATTATTTTTTGCTGCCATTTTTTATTCTTTCACTAAATTTTTTTACTCAGCCCAGATATCATGGAACATAACCCATTGCTCAATGTTTCTTTTTATCTGATCTTCAAGTATTGCAATGATTTTAAGCATGTTTTTTTCTATGACTTCTTCTTTTTTGCCTTCTGTTTCAAGCTCTACCGGAGGAAGGATAATCTGATGGTGGTGATATTTCCCGTCTCTTATTATAAAACTGGGAAGCAACGGAGCTTTTGCAGTCAGTGCTATCTGAACGGATCCGGAAGGAATAAAAGCTTTATGCCCGAAGAAGTCAAATTGTCTCGAACTTTTAAGAGGATCCCAGTCAGTTGGGATTGCAACTATTTCGTTATTTCTTAATATTTTAAACACACGAAGCATTTTATTTGCATATATAGTCTTAAGGCATTTATTCTCCCTGTTTCTTTCAAAATAATTATCAAGAGGGGGATTGCCTCTGTGAAGACCCACACCTGAGATTTTAAAGCCTGCCGTTCCTATTCTTGCAGCACCCCATTCAAAATTACCTATATGTGCAGTAAAGATAACAGCTCCTCTGCCCGGTTCAAGAGCCTTTTCAAGATGTTCCAATCCTTCAATATCGATATTTTTATTAAACTGTTTTTTGGAAATGATCCTGTTTTTCAAAAAATCCACGATATTCTTGGCAAATTCCAGATATATTTTCTTGCATATGTATGAAGTCCGGGGATCGTCAGCTTCTATATTCATTACTTTGGAAATATTTTTTTTGACTTTTTCGGTATTAGCTCCTGACAGGTACCATAGTCTGGCAAGATTGACACCTATAAAATATGAAACCGGGTAAGGAGTAGTCCATGCAACCAGCGTTGCCAGCATATAGTTTATATAGCCAGCCAAATTATAAAGAAACCTTAAGAAACCTGAGGGTTTGTTTCTCATATTTGTAAAACTACCAT
Protein-coding regions in this window:
- a CDS encoding lysophospholipid acyltransferase family protein, producing MRNKPSGFLRFLYNLAGYINYMLATLVAWTTPYPVSYFIGVNLARLWYLSGANTEKVKKNISKVMNIEADDPRTSYICKKIYLEFAKNIVDFLKNRIISKKQFNKNIDIEGLEHLEKALEPGRGAVIFTAHIGNFEWGAARIGTAGFKISGVGLHRGNPPLDNYFERNRENKCLKTIYANKMLRVFKILRNNEIVAIPTDWDPLKSSRQFDFFGHKAFIPSGSVQIALTAKAPLLPSFIIRDGKYHHHQIILPPVELETEGKKEEVIEKNMLKIIAILEDQIKRNIEQWVMFHDIWAE
- a CDS encoding cation-translocating P-type ATPase, which encodes MAAKNNISDKSESETGLKTSVMWHTKTIEESLKELGSDPLKGLSSSEAKERIDVYGYNEIKEKGKKKPVMIFLSQFNDFMIWILIAAAFISGIIIREITDAIVILIILIINAVLGFVQEYRAEKALEALKELAAPTALVIRDGKEIKINSRQLVPGDIIKLFAGDHVPADARVLSQSNLLTDEALITGESLPVEKHATVIKETNIAMGDKKNIVFSGTTIVKGRCHALVVESGENTEIGKIASMVQEVEEVTPLQKQLKSVGKKIGILCIVISLIVFVAGMLKGNTAVEMLLVAVALAVAAIPEGLPAIVTISLALGVQRMAKNNAIVRKLSSVETLGGVTVICTDKTGTLTENKMTVRKIFAGGSEITEYEEELARFKRDKPELPDENNLKSAINKTYADFDKNLALMILLENAVLCNDAYYIDEKSDKMIGDPTETALIEMGRIFNFSKPYCELKMPRKIEEPFDSIRKIMTTVHEIHKDSFAYQLDFIKDRIKPGASEEDNGYLIFVKGAPEEILKKCTYIIKNNKVCEMISSDKEEIEAQTAQMAQKAMRNLAFAIRYTDVLPDPKEIVGLEKELVFCGITGMIDPPRPEVYEAIEKCRKANIKAVMITGDHYLTAKAIGEELNILREGEKIIEDSVLDKMSPEELEKEIENISIFARVSPLNKVKIVEALKKNNHIVAMTGDGINDAPSLKRADIGIAMGITGTDVSKEASKMILTDDNFATIIKAIREGRVIFDNLKKFILFLLSCNISEVLLMFIAIVFGSFIFNLMGIQFNAVYIPLIPVQILWMNLITDGFPALALGIDLPERNIMARKATKQKEQILSKGNLGMVFWQGLILTLGSLTIYFLEPLLFHDVAIFNETEIFQTSVFTTLVLAQLMHAYNYRVNNKGIFRKGLFANKFLNLSFIVSMLLQIGIIYIPVLQNVFKTRSLNLYQWLLIISCSLGSVLLINLIDVIINFKKNRSNRLAGS